One Candidatus Obscuribacterales bacterium genomic window carries:
- a CDS encoding biotin--[acetyl-CoA-carboxylase] ligase, whose translation MSTIKLDLSKIESYLTTSIVGRSKANELWPEIDSTNTRATQLAKDNAPSGTIVLARKQTAGRGRQGKIWQSPQDAGIYASFLLRPTCAKEDIPLYTLALGVAASRAILSVTGVEVGLKWVNDLVVGQKKLGGILAELISSDSPALILGIGVNLELQKKDIPEELINHIEWLTNITGSPVDPNHLIAELAQNLEEVSNIISDGNKSQILDAWRTHSVTLGKEVQVISAAGNKTGTALDIDESGALIVQTVSGERLTLHAGEISIRNLDGSYS comes from the coding sequence TTGTCAACTATCAAGCTTGATCTAAGCAAAATAGAGTCTTACCTTACGACAAGCATTGTCGGACGGTCCAAAGCTAATGAACTTTGGCCGGAAATCGACTCAACCAATACTCGCGCTACACAGCTGGCGAAAGACAATGCGCCTTCAGGCACTATTGTGCTTGCCCGCAAACAAACGGCCGGTCGCGGGCGGCAAGGAAAAATCTGGCAATCGCCGCAAGATGCAGGCATTTACGCTAGTTTTCTACTTAGACCAACGTGCGCCAAAGAGGATATTCCGCTCTACACGTTAGCCCTGGGAGTAGCCGCCAGTCGCGCAATTTTGAGTGTTACCGGAGTGGAAGTCGGACTTAAATGGGTTAATGATTTGGTTGTCGGACAAAAAAAGCTCGGCGGCATATTGGCTGAACTTATAAGTTCCGATTCGCCGGCTCTAATTTTAGGCATTGGCGTCAATCTTGAATTGCAAAAAAAGGACATTCCTGAAGAACTTATAAATCACATAGAGTGGCTGACTAACATTACCGGATCACCTGTTGATCCAAATCACTTAATTGCGGAATTGGCGCAAAATTTAGAGGAAGTCTCCAACATTATTTCGGACGGAAACAAGTCACAAATCTTGGATGCTTGGCGGACGCACTCGGTGACGCTGGGCAAAGAGGTGCAAGTCATTTCTGCCGCCGGTAATAAAACAGGCACCGCTCTCGATATAGACGAAAGCGGCGCCTTAATTGTTCAAACTGTAAGCGGCGAGCGTTTAACTCTTCATGCCGGCGAGATAAGCATTCGCAATCTCGACGGCTCCTACTCGTAG
- a CDS encoding adenine phosphoribosyltransferase, with protein sequence MTSGTMINQNKVDWLKSKIRDIPDFPKKGIIFKDLTTLLNDHEAFNFVVEALTENARGLKPDYIAGIEARGFILAPAVAHKLGIGFIPIRKPGKLPHTVEKISYDLEYGSNTLEIHVDAAEKDKRVLIIDDLLATGGTAHAACQLVEKIGAKVAGMSFLVELDFLSGRNNLPKGVEIFSIIHY encoded by the coding sequence ATGACTTCGGGCACTATGATCAACCAGAACAAAGTAGATTGGCTCAAGAGCAAAATTCGTGACATTCCGGATTTCCCCAAAAAGGGAATTATCTTCAAGGATCTGACGACACTGCTCAATGATCACGAGGCTTTCAATTTTGTCGTTGAAGCGTTGACGGAAAATGCACGTGGCTTAAAGCCGGATTATATCGCCGGAATCGAGGCCCGTGGCTTTATTCTGGCTCCGGCTGTAGCACACAAATTGGGCATTGGTTTTATTCCAATTCGTAAACCAGGCAAACTTCCGCACACCGTTGAGAAGATTTCCTATGATTTGGAGTATGGCTCCAACACATTGGAAATACATGTTGACGCTGCTGAAAAAGACAAGCGGGTGCTCATCATTGATGACTTGCTCGCAACCGGCGGCACTGCGCATGCAGCTTGCCAGCTAGTCGAAAAGATTGGCGCAAAAGTAGCAGGCATGAGCTTCTTAGTTGAATTGGATTTCCTCAGCGGTAGAAATAATTTGCCAAAAGGTGTCGAGATATTCTCGATAATTCACTACTAA
- a CDS encoding tetratricopeptide repeat protein: MKYLTSAVMIALVTASVTSCTFNDSQERQWLECQARLCQSLDGGHVEKAEGLLEEELKRIENSSSGSHEQYLESRCLSALGKLYRYDGKADKAIFPLTTLLEIKETIDKKRHLKLAHVLIEIADCYIDQKKYKEAIDYLLRAAVMQQSMSPDTTINCLRKLARAYESLNNKEQAQLFYQLAIDADAGQQSIPEDKRTDLVLFDQANLMWDYSSFLARQNKQTQSDALEARADHIFKILVDRSAKVGPDDKYVLGFKPDSDAAKVANLVNVLVDKGKYADAEALLDRFYDISVDLAGFADENSNGQFIIALHRVWCGKKGSIERTVSSVVDEDTLALVTKTEPAKVDNEALLSQAQIDFKAGRIDDAQAKAATAVLQNYNSRDGVKLLAEIAQSKKRLQEEHELRLRLKQLGG; this comes from the coding sequence ATGAAATACCTGACTTCAGCAGTTATGATAGCGCTTGTCACTGCAAGCGTCACCAGTTGTACATTTAACGATTCTCAAGAGCGCCAATGGCTTGAATGCCAGGCGCGGCTTTGCCAGTCGCTTGATGGAGGTCATGTAGAAAAAGCCGAGGGTCTTCTTGAAGAAGAGTTGAAGCGAATTGAAAATTCCTCCTCAGGATCACATGAGCAGTATCTGGAAAGCCGGTGTTTGTCAGCTTTAGGGAAGCTATATCGCTATGACGGCAAGGCGGACAAGGCGATTTTCCCTCTAACTACTTTATTGGAAATCAAAGAAACAATTGATAAGAAGCGTCATTTGAAATTAGCGCACGTTCTAATTGAAATTGCCGATTGCTATATCGATCAAAAGAAATACAAAGAAGCAATTGATTATCTATTGCGCGCTGCTGTCATGCAACAGAGCATGTCGCCTGACACAACCATTAATTGTCTGCGCAAATTGGCTCGCGCGTATGAATCACTCAACAATAAAGAACAAGCGCAACTCTTCTATCAATTGGCAATTGATGCTGATGCCGGTCAGCAGAGTATTCCTGAAGACAAAAGAACGGATCTAGTGCTTTTTGATCAGGCTAATTTGATGTGGGACTACTCCTCGTTTTTGGCGCGGCAAAACAAACAAACACAGTCTGATGCGTTAGAAGCAAGAGCTGATCACATTTTCAAGATTTTGGTTGATCGTTCCGCCAAGGTTGGACCAGACGACAAATATGTCCTTGGATTTAAACCCGATTCGGACGCGGCCAAAGTTGCTAATTTAGTCAATGTGCTAGTCGACAAAGGTAAATATGCCGATGCTGAAGCATTGCTTGATAGGTTCTATGACATAAGCGTTGATCTGGCAGGCTTTGCTGATGAAAACAGCAACGGACAGTTCATTATTGCCTTGCACAGAGTCTGGTGCGGTAAAAAGGGTTCGATCGAGCGGACTGTATCTAGTGTTGTCGACGAAGACACTTTGGCTCTGGTAACAAAAACAGAACCGGCAAAAGTAGACAATGAAGCATTGCTGTCTCAGGCGCAAATTGATTTTAAAGCCGGACGGATAGATGACGCCCAAGCAAAAGCTGCGACAGCTGTTTTGCAAAATTACAATTCACGTGACGGTGTGAAATTGCTGGCAGAAATCGCTCAAAGCAAGAAACGCCTGCAGGAAGAACATGAATTGAGGTTGCGTTTGAAACAGCTAGGTGGCTGA
- a CDS encoding OsmC family protein produces the protein MAEVVVTSKAQKYQQEIKVGKHTFQSDITVESGGQDTAPGPHELLLGALGSCTSVTVQMFAERRGWDLKSVSVKLTEEKIDDPNNPGVKIPKIVRNIEVSGNLTGEQLDSLKAIADKCQIHKLLTGPKEIITDLKSTQPVS, from the coding sequence ATGGCTGAAGTTGTAGTCACAAGCAAAGCGCAAAAATACCAACAAGAAATCAAAGTTGGCAAACATACATTCCAATCAGACATCACCGTTGAATCCGGCGGGCAAGATACGGCTCCTGGTCCGCATGAATTGCTTTTAGGCGCACTAGGTTCATGCACTTCCGTCACTGTGCAAATGTTTGCAGAGCGCCGCGGCTGGGATCTCAAATCCGTCTCGGTCAAACTGACAGAAGAGAAGATTGACGATCCAAATAATCCGGGAGTCAAAATCCCAAAAATCGTCCGCAATATTGAAGTGTCCGGCAACCTCACGGGCGAACAGCTGGACAGCTTGAAAGCAATTGCCGACAAGTGTCAGATTCACAAACTTCTGACTGGACCAAAAGAAATAATTACCGACTTGAAGAGCACTCAACCGGTTAGCTAA